The Candidatus Rickettsiella isopodorum genome window below encodes:
- a CDS encoding OmpH family outer membrane protein, with protein MNKVYLVSIVALMTSLLAISAQAAEVKLAVVDMQAVLQKAPQIAKINEALTRQFKGRQDSIVKAQNELQKEASNLQKNAAVMKADERNILENKLMTDQNKVKSMIASFQSDLSKKQSESLHSFSQQLDGVVSKVAVQSGYDLVIQKGSTLYAKNDLDITQQVLDALKRA; from the coding sequence ATGAACAAAGTTTACTTAGTATCTATCGTGGCGTTAATGACGAGTCTGTTGGCTATATCGGCTCAAGCAGCTGAAGTAAAATTAGCAGTCGTTGATATGCAAGCGGTATTACAAAAAGCTCCACAAATTGCCAAAATTAACGAAGCACTAACCCGCCAATTTAAAGGTCGGCAAGATAGTATCGTTAAAGCGCAGAACGAGCTACAGAAAGAAGCAAGCAATTTGCAAAAAAATGCAGCAGTCATGAAAGCTGACGAACGTAATATTTTAGAAAATAAGCTTATGACCGATCAGAATAAAGTCAAATCGATGATCGCCTCTTTTCAAAGTGATTTATCTAAAAAACAAAGCGAATCATTACACAGTTTTAGTCAGCAATTAGACGGCGTGGTTAGTAAAGTAGCGGTGCAATCCGGTTATGATTTAGTCATACAAAAAGGTAGTACCTTATATGCTAAAAATGATCTTGATATTACGCAACAAGTTTTAGATGCTTTAAAAAGAGCTTAA